From uncultured Pseudodesulfovibrio sp.:
CGGGAAACGGCATAACGAAATCGGCATCCACTGGAGCTTCTTTGGCGAGCATAGCCCCCATGGCCTTACGACGTTCGTAAACCACATCACCGAAAACATAGGAGTCGGGACGAGCAAAATAGATCAGCTCAAAAATACACTTACTGGTCTTCTTTTTCTCGGCAAAACGATGAGAAGTAAGCTTGCCCTTGTGAATGGTCACCATCTCACCAGCTTCCAAAGGACGCAAATACTCAGCTTCGATCAAATCGAAAGCGCAAGTCTCGGATGCGAACACATAGGAATCCCCCACCCGCCCGAGGGCCAGAGGGCGAAAGCTGTTGGGGTCCTTGATCGCGATCATCTTGTCGTTAGCGAGAATGAGCATGGAGTATGCACCACGTACACGGCCACACGCCTTGCCAATGGCCTCTTCAATGGTCTCGGACTGATGCAGGTACTTAATGATCAGATGGGCAAAAACCTCAGTATCCATAGTCGTCTGAAAAATGGAGCCACTGGCTTCAAGTTCGGAACGCAACTCATACGTATTCACGAGGTTTCCATTATGCGCCACGGACAGTTGCAGGTCGCCATGACGAACCCGAAAGGGCTGAGCGTTACGAATAAGTGATGCACCAGTCGTGGAATAACGGATATGCCCCATGCCGATGGAACCCTTAAGTTCCTTGCTCAGATGACGCTCATTAAAAACATCGGCTACAAGGCCCATGCCCTTTTGTTCGCGGATCTTTTCACCATCCCAGGTGACAATGCCTGCGGACTCCTGCCCACGATGCTGGAGGGCATAAAGACCGAAGTAGGTCATTCTGGCGGCTTCTTTGTTGCCGTAGATTCCGAAAAGACCGCAATACTCTTTTTTCATGGAAGACTCTCTCGTCCTATCCGGCAATTAGCCGTAATATTTTTGCAGGCTTTGAACTTTCAGCCCGGTTTCTCTTACTTCAAGAATGGCCTGAGCAATGGCCTTGGCCCCGGATACCGTAGTGGTATACGGGATATCGTACAACAATGTATTCTGACGAATCATCTTGGCATCGCTCACGGTCTTTTTGCCAGACGGAGTATTGATAACCAAGTCAAATTCACCGTTCTTGATATGGTCGACAACGTGGGGACGCTGGCCCTCATGAACTTTGTAGACTTTCTCGACGTTAACGCCTTTTTCAGCCAGAAAATCGGCAGTACCGCCAGTGGCACACACTCGGAAGCCCATAGCCTCAAAGTCACGGGCAACCAAAACAATTTTGGACTTGTCCCAATCGTTGACGGACATGAAAACCGTCCCTTCCAAAGGCAATTTCTGCCCTGCCGCCAACTGCGCCTTCATGTAGGCCAGACCAAAACTGGGATCGATACCCATGACTTCGCCTGTAGAACGCATCTCAGGTCCAAGCAGCACGTCCACATTGGGGAAACGGCTGAACGGGAATACGGATTCCTTGACGGACACATGGCCCTTCTTGCGCATTGCCTTGGGCTTCAAGTCTTTCAACTTCTCACCAAGCATGACGCGGGTAGCGAGCTTGGCAAGAGGAACACCCGTGGCCTTGGACACAAACGGCACAGTACGGGAGGCTCGTGGGTTGACCTCAATGATATAAACTTCGTTATCCTTAATAGCGAACTGAACATTCATCAGACCGACAACACCAAGCTCTTTGGCCATGGCGATAGTCTGCCGTTCGATTTCACGAATCAATTCTCCGCTCAAGGAGTACGGAGGCAACACGGAGGCAGAATCGCCGGAGTGGATACCAGCCTCTTCGATGTGCTCCATGACACCGCCAATATAAACTTCTTCGCCATCGGCCAAAGCATCAACATCCACCTCGATGGCGTATTCCAGAAACTTATCGATGAGGGTCGGATGTTCCGGGGAAATGCGTGCTGAATGACGGAAATAATGATCAAATTCATCCATGGTGTAGACGATGTCCATACCACGGCCACCCAACACGTATGAGGGACGAAGTACCAACGGGAAATCGAGACTTTCAGCGATTTCACGAGCTTCAACCATGGACATGGCCGTTCCGTTCGGTGGCTGCTTCAGATGCAACTTATTCAGGAACTGCTTAAACCGCTCACGATCTTCAGCGCGGTCAATGGCGTCCGGACTGGTACCAATAAGCGGCACGCCCGCATCCATAAGCCGTAAAGCCAAATTGAGCGGTGTCTGCCCGCCAAACTGAACGATAACACCGTCCGGTTTTTCGAACTCGATGATGTTCATGACATCCTCGAAAGTCAGCGGCTCAAAATACAGCTTATCCGAAGTGTCATAATCAGTGGAAACCGTTTCCGGATTGGAGTTGACCATGATGGACTGAACACCGAGTTCCTTCAAAGTAAAGGAGGAGTGGCAGCAACAGTAGTCAAACTCAATGCCCTGACCGATTCGGTTGGGCCCACCGCCCAAAATGACGACTTTCTTCTTTTCGTCACGGACGTTTTCCTGACCGGTCTCATAGGTTGAATAATAATATGGCGTGTAGGCCTCGAACTCTGCGGCACAGGTATCAACCAGATAGTAGGTCGGAATAATGTCCAATTCCTTGCGCAGAAGACGGATTGCGTCTTCACTGGTCCGCCACATGGCAGCAAGCTGCGCATCGGCATAGCCATATTCCTTGGCCCGGCGGAGCATTTCGTCCATGCCATCGGCATCTTTGGACACACCCTCGCGCTTGCCGTATTCGATAAGAGTCTTCTCCATTTCAAAAATATCGACGAACTGGCGCAGGAACCATGGGTCAATCTTGGTCGCCTCGAAAACCTCATCCTCTGTCATGCCACAACGCAACGCATTACGCAGTGCGAACAAACGTTCTGAATTAGGACGGCGAAGCAGACGTAAAATTTCGTTTTTATCAATATCACAGGTTTCGAAACGCTTACCCAGACCGATGTGTCCGGTTTCCAAGGAACGCAAACCTTTCTGCAACGCTTCCTTGAAAGTCCGACCAATGGCCATGGTCTCACCTACGGACTTCATGGCCGTAGTCAGGTAATCCTCGGTGCCGGGGAATTTTTCGAAAGTGAATCTGGGAATCTTGATAACGCAGTAGTCAATGGCCGGTTCAAAAGAAGCCATGGTCTCGCGTGTGATATCATTAGGGATTTCATCGAGGGTATAACCGACAGCCAGCTTGGCCGCGATCTTGGCAATGGGGAATCCTGTTGCCTTGGAAGCCAGAGCAGAAGACCGGGACACGCGAGGATTCATCTCGATAATGATTATCTCGCCATCCTCAGGATTAATGGCAAACTGAACATTTGATCCACCAGTCTCGACACCGATTTCCCGCATGACGGCAAGTGATGCGTCACGCAATTTCTGGTACTCGTCATCCGTAAGCGTTTGGGCCGGGGCCACAGTCACGGAGTCACCGGTATGGACGCCCATGGGGTCCAGATTTTCGATGGAACAGATGATCACGCAGTTGTCATTTTTATCACGCATGACCTCAAGCTCGTATTCCTTCCAGCCAAGGATAGAACGCTCGAGCATGATCTCACTCTTCATGGACAGAGCCAGGCCGTTGGAACAAATTTCCTCAAGCTCTTCCATGTTGTAGGCGACACCACCACCGGCTCCGCCCAATGTGTAAGCTGGACGGACGATAATCGGAAACGGGATTTTCTCACCCCACTCCCGCACGTCATCCATAGTGCGACAGATACCGCTCTCGGGCATACCAAGACCGATATTTTCCATCGCCGCACGAAATTCTTCTCGTGATTCTGCCTTGTTGATCACTGGAATGTCCGCACCGATAAGTTCAACATTGTACTTATCCAATACGCCCATCTCCGCAACAGCCAAAG
This genomic window contains:
- the carB gene encoding carbamoyl-phosphate synthase large subunit, producing the protein MPRRTDIKKIMLIGSGPIVIGQACEFDYSGTQALKALKEEGYEVVLVNSNPASIMTDPELADATYIEPLEPETVARIIEKERPDALLPTLGGQTGLNTALAVAEMGVLDKYNVELIGADIPVINKAESREEFRAAMENIGLGMPESGICRTMDDVREWGEKIPFPIIVRPAYTLGGAGGGVAYNMEELEEICSNGLALSMKSEIMLERSILGWKEYELEVMRDKNDNCVIICSIENLDPMGVHTGDSVTVAPAQTLTDDEYQKLRDASLAVMREIGVETGGSNVQFAINPEDGEIIIIEMNPRVSRSSALASKATGFPIAKIAAKLAVGYTLDEIPNDITRETMASFEPAIDYCVIKIPRFTFEKFPGTEDYLTTAMKSVGETMAIGRTFKEALQKGLRSLETGHIGLGKRFETCDIDKNEILRLLRRPNSERLFALRNALRCGMTEDEVFEATKIDPWFLRQFVDIFEMEKTLIEYGKREGVSKDADGMDEMLRRAKEYGYADAQLAAMWRTSEDAIRLLRKELDIIPTYYLVDTCAAEFEAYTPYYYSTYETGQENVRDEKKKVVILGGGPNRIGQGIEFDYCCCHSSFTLKELGVQSIMVNSNPETVSTDYDTSDKLYFEPLTFEDVMNIIEFEKPDGVIVQFGGQTPLNLALRLMDAGVPLIGTSPDAIDRAEDRERFKQFLNKLHLKQPPNGTAMSMVEAREIAESLDFPLVLRPSYVLGGRGMDIVYTMDEFDHYFRHSARISPEHPTLIDKFLEYAIEVDVDALADGEEVYIGGVMEHIEEAGIHSGDSASVLPPYSLSGELIREIERQTIAMAKELGVVGLMNVQFAIKDNEVYIIEVNPRASRTVPFVSKATGVPLAKLATRVMLGEKLKDLKPKAMRKKGHVSVKESVFPFSRFPNVDVLLGPEMRSTGEVMGIDPSFGLAYMKAQLAAGQKLPLEGTVFMSVNDWDKSKIVLVARDFEAMGFRVCATGGTADFLAEKGVNVEKVYKVHEGQRPHVVDHIKNGEFDLVINTPSGKKTVSDAKMIRQNTLLYDIPYTTTVSGAKAIAQAILEVRETGLKVQSLQKYYG
- the purF gene encoding amidophosphoribosyltransferase, which produces MKKEYCGLFGIYGNKEAARMTYFGLYALQHRGQESAGIVTWDGEKIREQKGMGLVADVFNERHLSKELKGSIGMGHIRYSTTGASLIRNAQPFRVRHGDLQLSVAHNGNLVNTYELRSELEASGSIFQTTMDTEVFAHLIIKYLHQSETIEEAIGKACGRVRGAYSMLILANDKMIAIKDPNSFRPLALGRVGDSYVFASETCAFDLIEAEYLRPLEAGEMVTIHKGKLTSHRFAEKKKTSKCIFELIYFARPDSYVFGDVVYERRKAMGAMLAKEAPVDADFVMPFPDSGNYAAVGYSQESGLPLELAMIRNHYVGRTFIQPSQDMRDFSVRVKLNPVKSMIKGKRIVIVEDSIVRGTTIRARVKKLRELGAKEIHLRVSCPPIMNPCFYGIDFSSKGELIAANHTPEDIARFMGIDSLHYLTIPGLLDSVTQNDWCLACFDGKYPVPLADHMGKDCLEAEPGIIKEFC